Within the Archaeoglobus neptunius genome, the region AAAGGCAACAACCTTAAAGCCTTCAAACTTCACTTCGTATCCGTCCCTTACTTCTCTCACATAGATTGGGTAATTGAGCTCGCCGTAGCCGAATGCGTCGAACAGAGCCTTCAGAACCTTCGCCCTCGGTGAGTGAATGGTCAGAGCCCTCTCTCTATCATTCAGAGACATGGTTTCAATGAGGCCGAATAGGCCGATGAAGTGGTCTGTATGCAGGTGGGTAATGAAGATGTTGTCCAGATTCCTGAATCCGGTTTTTGCAATCATCATCTGCCTTTGCGTCCCTTCTCCGCAGTCAAAAAGAAATCTGTGGCCGCCATACTGAACAAAAATAGCTGGAGAGTTTCTCTCAACACTCGGAACGGTACCGGAGGTTCCGAGAAAAGTAATTTTAAATAGCATTAAGATTCGAGAACTATCTCAATGTTCACATCCTTGGGGACCTGGATTCTCATTATCTGCCTCAGGGCTCTCTCGTCTGCAGAGATATCTATCAGCCTCTTGTGAACTCTCATCTCCCAGTGGTCCCATGTTTCGCTGCCCTCTCCGTCCGGAGCTTTTCTGACGGGAACCACCAGACGTCTTGTAGGAAGTGGTACCGGGCCGCTCAGCTCAACGCCAGTCTTATTGGCAATTTCTTTGATTTGCGAGCAGATTCTGTCGAGCTCTCTTGGATTCAGACCGGAGAGTTTAATTCTCGCCTTTGGGCCTTTAATCGGCATGAGATCACCAAAAAAATAGGGTTATTTTCTTGGGGTGAGGTCAAGAACCATTCCGGCTCCGATCGTCATCCCCATGTCTCTGATGGCGAACCTGCCCATCGGTGGGATGTCCTTGACCTTCTCGATGACCATCGGCCTGGTCGGCTCAAGCTTAACAACCGCTGCATCTCCCGTCTTGAGGAACTGTGGATTCTCCTCTTTTACCTGACCGGTTCTTGGATCAATCTTCTTCTGCAGCTCAACGAATCTGCATGCAATCTGGGCGGTGTGTGCGTGAACCACTGGCGTGTAACCGACTGTGATTGCGGTTGGATGCTGCAGTACAACCAGTTGTGCTGTGAAGTCCTTTACGACTGTTGGCGGGGTGTCCGGGTGTCCTGCGACATCTCCTCTCCTCAGGTCTTTCTTGCTCACACCTCTCACGTTGAAGCCTATGTTGTCACCAGGATAGGCCTCCTGAATTGGCTCGTGGTGCATTTCGATGCTCTTTACCTCACCGCTGACACTGGCAGGCTCAAAGACGACCTTATCACCTACTTTGAGCACACCGCTCTCAACTCTTCCGACCGGGACGGTTCCAACACCGCTGATCGAGTAGACGTCCTGGATGGGTATTCTTAATGGTTTGTCAACGAGCTTCTCTGGTGGTTTGAGCATGTCAAACGCCTCCATAAGTGTTGGTCCA harbors:
- the rpsJ gene encoding 30S ribosomal protein S10; translation: MPIKGPKARIKLSGLNPRELDRICSQIKEIANKTGVELSGPVPLPTRRLVVPVRKAPDGEGSETWDHWEMRVHKRLIDISADERALRQIMRIQVPKDVNIEIVLES
- the tuf gene encoding translation elongation factor EF-1 subunit alpha, with product MAKEKEHINVAFIGHVDHGKSTLIGRLLYETGEVPEHIIEKMRKEAQEKGKATFEFAWVMDRLKEERERGVTIDVAHRKFQTEKYYITIVDCPGHRDFIKNMITGASQADAAVLVMDVVEKVQPQTREHIFLARTLGINQIIVAINKMDRVNYDQKEYEAAKDAVSKLLKMVGYKVDEIPFIPTSAYHGDNIAKKSDKTPWYNGPTLMEAFDMLKPPEKLVDKPLRIPIQDVYSISGVGTVPVGRVESGVLKVGDKVVFEPASVSGEVKSIEMHHEPIQEAYPGDNIGFNVRGVSKKDLRRGDVAGHPDTPPTVVKDFTAQLVVLQHPTAITVGYTPVVHAHTAQIACRFVELQKKIDPRTGQVKEENPQFLKTGDAAVVKLEPTRPMVIEKVKDIPPMGRFAIRDMGMTIGAGMVLDLTPRK